The following proteins are encoded in a genomic region of Allorhizobium pseudoryzae:
- a CDS encoding methyltransferase family protein, whose protein sequence is MKDIQLPFGQHYRINALRVAGAIGFCFLAITAAPLPLPLLSSFLEICGISAIFIAIAGRGWVLLYIGGRKNSELVTSGPYSITRNPLYVFSLTGITGVGLLTGSLISMTAFVLCAYLAFEMAIRGEEAYLSSRYGHRFQAYKQAVPRFWPDFSLWYESEALPLRSGRALASLKDGIVFILAWIGIELLKVGQDAGLLPVVLALPF, encoded by the coding sequence ATGAAAGATATCCAACTTCCCTTCGGTCAGCACTATCGGATCAATGCACTGCGCGTGGCGGGCGCTATCGGATTCTGTTTCCTGGCCATTACAGCGGCACCGCTACCCTTGCCCCTTTTGAGCTCTTTCCTCGAGATATGCGGGATTAGCGCGATCTTTATCGCTATCGCGGGAAGGGGTTGGGTGTTGCTCTACATCGGAGGGCGAAAGAACTCAGAACTCGTCACATCAGGTCCTTATTCGATCACCCGCAATCCGCTTTACGTGTTCAGCCTGACAGGTATCACCGGTGTTGGCCTCCTGACAGGCAGCCTGATTTCGATGACAGCCTTCGTGCTTTGTGCCTATCTCGCCTTTGAGATGGCCATACGCGGCGAGGAAGCTTATCTCTCCAGCCGCTACGGTCACCGCTTCCAGGCATACAAGCAGGCAGTCCCGCGATTTTGGCCAGATTTTTCCCTTTGGTATGAAAGCGAGGCTCTGCCGCTTCGTTCTGGACGTGCACTGGCAAGCCTGAAAGACGGGATTGTCTTCATTCTTGCGTGGATTGGCATTGAACTGCTGAAGGTCGGCCAGGATGCCGGGCTCTTGCCTGTCGTGCTAGCCTTGCCCTTCTGA
- a CDS encoding MipA/OmpV family protein — protein sequence MSNLRQTDRRFRSSVLFPGMLGVILAIVGTGSITLAADDVAAEVAPEPPFDPGRFDGGTNRSWSLIIGAGGSFEPEYEGSKDFKVSPLPVFLFTYGEWLEVDPTGVTITAFEHDGFKLAGRVGYESGRDKDDGDRLRGLGEIDFAATVGGKASYSWMGLELYGTIDQTIDGSESLIGTIGAEYKAPVTERLMLGAGVEAVIANDKHMAAYFGVNADQAAKSGLPEYHAKAGLKRVEMTASATYLLTENWLVKGEAGVGFLTGDAADSPIVEEKVQPSVSLFVGYKF from the coding sequence ATGTCCAATCTTCGACAGACCGATCGACGTTTTCGTTCAAGCGTCCTCTTTCCAGGCATGCTGGGGGTCATACTTGCCATTGTCGGCACGGGCTCGATTACCTTGGCCGCAGATGACGTCGCAGCAGAAGTGGCCCCCGAACCACCCTTCGATCCGGGACGGTTCGATGGCGGGACCAACAGAAGCTGGAGCCTGATCATCGGCGCCGGAGGCAGCTTTGAACCGGAATACGAGGGAAGCAAGGATTTCAAGGTGAGCCCCTTGCCGGTATTCCTGTTCACCTATGGAGAATGGCTTGAGGTCGACCCCACCGGGGTTACGATTACTGCATTCGAGCACGACGGCTTCAAGCTTGCCGGACGGGTCGGCTACGAAAGCGGACGCGACAAGGATGATGGCGATCGTCTCCGCGGACTGGGAGAAATCGACTTCGCCGCAACCGTCGGAGGCAAGGCGTCATATTCCTGGATGGGCCTTGAACTCTATGGAACCATCGACCAGACGATAGACGGAAGCGAAAGCCTGATCGGCACCATTGGCGCAGAATACAAGGCGCCCGTGACGGAACGTCTGATGCTCGGTGCAGGCGTGGAGGCGGTGATCGCCAACGACAAGCATATGGCAGCCTATTTCGGCGTCAACGCGGATCAGGCAGCCAAATCGGGCCTTCCAGAGTATCACGCGAAGGCGGGGCTGAAGCGTGTCGAGATGACAGCCTCCGCGACATATCTCTTGACCGAGAATTGGCTGGTGAAGGGGGAAGCCGGCGTCGGATTTCTCACCGGTGACGCAGCGGATAGTCCCATCGTTGAGGAAAAGGTGCAGCCGTCGGTTTCGCTCTTCGTGGGCTACAAGTTCTAA
- a CDS encoding MBL fold metallo-hydrolase — protein MNSVTRRNVLKGASMLATVAAISGAPSLTFAAAPKQHFQSPGFYRMALGDLEITALSDGTLPLPLPEMYRDVTAEQAAQLLRAAYRDIPTDTSVNAFLVNDGQRLVLIDAGSGSYLGAEAGHLFANLEASGYKASEIDHVILTHVHTDHSGGLVRDAKLVFENATLHVPARELEFWLKTPAEARPKGLNQQLFKEAEECLQPYFERGRVEVFQDDEEVISGFQSILRPGHTPGHSSIAVESGGKKLVFWGDITHGDIVQFEQPEVTIEFDVDRSGAVRSRREAFAEAITEGYLVAGAHIAFPGIGNVLKEGEHFDWMPVNYSDGEAGMVR, from the coding sequence ATGAACAGTGTAACACGACGAAACGTCCTCAAGGGGGCGTCCATGCTAGCCACGGTCGCGGCCATTTCGGGAGCCCCTTCCCTCACTTTCGCGGCTGCCCCCAAGCAACACTTTCAGTCGCCCGGTTTCTACAGGATGGCTCTGGGCGATCTGGAAATCACGGCACTCTCGGATGGCACACTGCCGCTGCCTCTTCCGGAAATGTATCGTGACGTGACTGCAGAGCAAGCCGCTCAACTGCTGCGCGCAGCTTACCGTGACATTCCGACGGACACATCAGTCAATGCCTTCCTCGTCAATGATGGTCAGCGTCTCGTCCTCATTGATGCTGGAAGTGGGAGCTACTTAGGCGCGGAGGCCGGACACCTTTTCGCCAACCTGGAAGCGTCGGGCTACAAGGCCTCTGAGATCGATCATGTCATTCTGACCCATGTCCACACGGATCATTCCGGTGGCCTGGTTCGGGACGCGAAACTCGTCTTTGAGAACGCGACCCTGCATGTTCCCGCGCGTGAACTCGAATTCTGGTTGAAGACCCCGGCAGAGGCGCGACCGAAAGGCTTGAACCAGCAGCTGTTTAAGGAGGCAGAGGAGTGCCTTCAGCCGTATTTTGAGCGAGGTCGGGTTGAAGTGTTCCAGGATGATGAGGAGGTGATTTCGGGTTTCCAATCGATTCTGCGCCCTGGCCATACTCCGGGCCACAGTTCCATCGCTGTTGAAAGCGGCGGCAAGAAACTGGTGTTCTGGGGCGACATCACCCACGGCGATATCGTTCAGTTCGAACAGCCTGAGGTGACCATCGAGTTCGACGTGGATCGTTCCGGGGCGGTGCGATCCCGGCGCGAAGCCTTCGCCGAAGCCATCACGGAAGGCTATCTCGTCGCCGGCGCGCACATCGCCTTTCCAGGGATCGGCAATGTCCTCAAGGAAGGCGAACACTTCGACTGGATGCCGGTAAACTATTCCGATGGTGAAGCTGGGATGGTCAGGTAA
- a CDS encoding LysR family transcriptional regulator — MLRDMSDTLAFVEVVERGSFTAAAESFRTSKARISKKVQDLEQRLGVKLLHRTTRNIRLTEAGSIYFERCRDLARLIGDAESAVEQVHGKPSGWLRVTAPHWLVTKALAPLMVGFREAYPEVKLQLLLDHDVKNIVHEDIDVACRLWNGPMPDSNLAARRLASVRTGLYASRQYLQQHGVPEHPSQLKDHACLVTQLFYGKPQHSWPLTRQSEVMDFPINPAVVATDPEALFEFLIRGQGVQLTNPHLVHQAVETGDVVRILPEWSGPSATLYAVRAGGRVQPLKVRSFIDYLSENLGNVLRLT, encoded by the coding sequence ATGCTTCGAGACATGAGCGACACGCTTGCCTTTGTGGAGGTCGTTGAACGGGGAAGTTTTACCGCTGCAGCAGAGAGTTTCAGAACATCCAAGGCGCGGATCAGCAAGAAAGTGCAGGATCTGGAGCAGAGGTTGGGTGTAAAGCTGCTTCACCGAACCACCCGCAACATACGTTTGACGGAGGCGGGATCGATCTATTTCGAACGCTGTCGCGATCTCGCGCGCCTTATCGGTGACGCGGAGAGCGCGGTCGAGCAGGTGCATGGCAAACCCTCTGGGTGGTTGAGGGTGACGGCGCCGCACTGGCTGGTCACCAAGGCCCTCGCCCCGCTTATGGTCGGGTTTCGAGAAGCCTATCCAGAGGTCAAACTCCAACTGCTTCTCGACCACGACGTCAAGAACATCGTGCACGAGGATATCGATGTCGCCTGCCGCTTGTGGAACGGCCCCATGCCCGATTCCAACCTCGCCGCCCGTCGCCTGGCGAGCGTTCGGACAGGCCTTTACGCGTCGAGGCAATACCTTCAACAGCACGGAGTCCCAGAACATCCGTCGCAGCTGAAAGACCATGCCTGTCTGGTGACGCAATTGTTTTATGGGAAGCCTCAGCACTCATGGCCTTTGACAAGACAGAGTGAGGTCATGGATTTCCCGATCAACCCGGCGGTTGTCGCAACAGACCCGGAAGCCCTGTTCGAATTTCTGATCCGGGGACAGGGCGTTCAGCTCACCAATCCCCACCTTGTCCATCAAGCCGTGGAAACAGGCGACGTCGTCCGCATTCTCCCCGAATGGTCCGGACCCAGTGCCACATTGTATGCCGTCAGGGCCGGCGGACGCGTCCAGCCTCTCAAGGTGAGATCCTTCATCGACTATCTGAGTGAGAACCTCGGAAACGTGCTGCGGCTGACCTGA
- a CDS encoding TetR/AcrR family transcriptional regulator, whose translation MDVSPPRHLKARKQPRQARSTSTIDAIFEATIQVLIAEGTHRLTTTRVAERAGVSVGTMYQYFPHKQSLLYALNERYLDKLAERVEMTCRTQHGRPTGEMVEALITAYWEAKTERSDVTRALYSSAVELDNEALIDAFAKRMDAATKAMLLSAPNARYNDISLVNLTLLSVIFGTVRNVFERNLPVVDQRAIREELRRMCLAYLAMAGGEVFAPIQTA comes from the coding sequence ATGGATGTGTCACCCCCTCGCCACTTGAAAGCCCGCAAACAGCCACGTCAGGCCCGCTCGACCTCTACGATCGATGCAATTTTCGAAGCGACTATTCAGGTTTTGATTGCCGAGGGAACGCACCGGCTGACCACCACGCGTGTGGCTGAGCGCGCAGGGGTTTCGGTCGGCACGATGTACCAGTACTTTCCGCACAAGCAGTCCTTGCTCTACGCACTCAACGAACGCTACCTGGACAAATTGGCGGAGCGCGTGGAAATGACCTGCCGCACACAACATGGCCGGCCGACCGGCGAGATGGTCGAAGCGCTCATTACCGCCTACTGGGAAGCAAAGACGGAGCGCAGCGATGTCACGCGCGCGCTCTATAGCTCTGCGGTCGAGCTGGACAATGAGGCGTTGATTGATGCTTTCGCCAAGCGTATGGATGCCGCGACCAAGGCGATGCTGTTAAGCGCCCCAAATGCTCGCTACAACGATATCAGTCTCGTAAACCTCACGCTTCTTTCCGTCATCTTCGGAACGGTCAGGAATGTGTTCGAACGCAACCTGCCCGTTGTGGACCAACGTGCCATTCGTGAGGAGTTGAGGCGGATGTGTCTCGCTTACCTCGCCATGGCAGGCGGTGAGGTGTTTGCACCAATCCAAACCGCTTGA
- a CDS encoding SDR family oxidoreductase produces MTDTKKIALVTGANKGIGLEIARQLAEAGVTVLMAARDVARGEAAARELSQAGLTVEAIEMNLNREETIPVAAKAILDRHGRLDILVNNAGIVDPEDGPPSAATVAAARRLMETNFLGTLAVTQAMLPLLLKSSAGRIVNLATTLGSLSINSDPTSPYYEARLIGYNASKAALNMLTVQLAAELKGTSIVVNSVAPGYVKTGLTGGKGYMTPAEGARLPVQYALLGKEAVTGQFVAPEGPVAW; encoded by the coding sequence ATGACTGACACAAAGAAAATCGCGCTGGTTACAGGCGCGAACAAAGGTATCGGACTGGAGATTGCAAGACAGTTGGCGGAGGCGGGCGTCACGGTGCTGATGGCCGCCCGCGACGTCGCACGCGGTGAGGCGGCTGCGCGTGAACTGTCGCAGGCTGGATTGACTGTAGAGGCCATTGAAATGAACCTCAACAGAGAAGAGACGATCCCAGTTGCTGCCAAAGCAATTTTGGACCGGCATGGCAGGCTCGACATCCTTGTCAACAATGCCGGCATTGTCGACCCTGAAGACGGCCCTCCGTCGGCGGCAACAGTCGCTGCGGCCAGAAGGTTGATGGAGACGAATTTCCTCGGCACCCTGGCGGTCACCCAGGCGATGTTGCCGCTCTTGCTGAAGTCGAGTGCCGGTCGCATTGTAAATCTGGCGACGACGTTGGGCTCGCTCAGCATCAATAGTGATCCGACCTCACCCTATTATGAGGCCCGGCTCATTGGTTACAACGCCTCAAAGGCGGCGTTGAACATGCTGACGGTGCAGCTGGCCGCCGAATTGAAGGGCACCTCAATTGTCGTTAACTCAGTGGCGCCGGGCTATGTCAAGACGGGCCTGACAGGCGGCAAAGGCTACATGACGCCCGCAGAGGGCGCACGTCTTCCCGTCCAATATGCTCTGCTCGGTAAAGAGGCGGTTACAGGCCAGTTTGTCGCCCCCGAAGGCCCTGTCGCCTGGTAG
- a CDS encoding AraC family transcriptional regulator — translation MLDPEVPDRTSSRGLEQFIAGRTLLSGDSLAWSDLFVQIYSRHQNQEPFLVPAVAEPLVVWVMSGEAIVEERDLDGEWQAVHVRVGDFFLTKTDRPYEMRWQSVGPDPFQVMHLYMSVPLFERVACDVLGCAAAPGLRDISGERDQRLTHFLALINHELVSEGKGSQLYVQGLAQSLAVHLIRNYASGGSGEVRQAALPGYKLRRAMAHLEEHLAEPFNLAELAATVGMSEFHFSRLFKKATGVSPSRHLIRQRIARAQQLLQETDLSIIRVGTAVGYSSPSHFAQLFKRETGLLPRQYRKR, via the coding sequence ATGCTGGATCCAGAGGTCCCCGACCGCACGTCATCGCGTGGGCTGGAACAGTTCATAGCGGGTCGAACCTTGTTGAGCGGAGACAGTTTGGCTTGGAGCGACCTCTTTGTTCAGATTTACTCGCGCCATCAAAACCAGGAGCCGTTCTTGGTCCCGGCCGTCGCTGAACCGCTTGTGGTCTGGGTTATGTCGGGCGAGGCCATAGTTGAGGAGCGAGATCTCGATGGGGAATGGCAGGCCGTCCATGTGAGGGTCGGCGATTTCTTTTTGACAAAGACAGACCGGCCTTACGAGATGCGATGGCAGTCCGTCGGGCCGGATCCGTTCCAGGTCATGCATCTCTATATGTCCGTCCCGCTGTTCGAGCGCGTGGCGTGCGATGTTCTCGGCTGTGCGGCAGCGCCGGGCCTGCGGGATATATCTGGTGAGCGGGACCAGCGGCTCACCCACTTCCTGGCGCTGATCAATCATGAGCTAGTGTCCGAAGGCAAGGGCAGCCAGCTCTATGTTCAAGGGCTGGCGCAAAGCCTTGCCGTGCATCTGATCCGCAACTATGCCTCAGGCGGAAGCGGCGAGGTGCGGCAGGCCGCGTTGCCGGGCTACAAGCTGCGGCGGGCCATGGCGCATCTCGAGGAGCATCTGGCCGAGCCGTTCAACCTTGCGGAACTTGCGGCTACAGTCGGAATGAGCGAGTTCCATTTCAGCCGCCTTTTCAAGAAGGCAACCGGTGTCTCACCATCGCGCCATCTCATTCGCCAGCGGATCGCCAGGGCACAGCAGCTTTTGCAGGAAACGGATCTCAGCATTATCAGGGTCGGTACTGCGGTTGGCTATTCAAGCCCAAGCCATTTTGCCCAGCTGTTCAAACGGGAAACCGGGTTGCTTCCGCGCCAGTATCGCAAACGCTGA
- a CDS encoding alpha/beta fold hydrolase, protein MRNQLITEHILVNDHRIAAGAHGEGEPVIFPHGTPSSSLIWRNVAPCLVEAGMRVHLFDLLGYGLSERPHPVEVDTSMSAQTEGSHPGLYADHPRRLRAFCTG, encoded by the coding sequence ATGCGAAATCAGCTCATTACCGAACATATACTTGTGAATGATCACCGCATTGCGGCAGGCGCTCACGGGGAAGGTGAACCCGTCATTTTTCCGCATGGCACGCCGTCGTCGTCGCTCATCTGGCGGAATGTGGCTCCTTGCCTCGTCGAAGCCGGCATGAGGGTCCATCTGTTTGATCTGCTCGGCTATGGCCTGTCCGAACGACCGCATCCGGTCGAAGTTGATACTTCGATGTCCGCACAGACTGAAGGAAGCCATCCCGGGCTCTACGCTGACCATCCTCGACGACTGCGGGCATTTTGCACCGGATGA
- a CDS encoding SDR family oxidoreductase, which translates to MTNLKGKIALVTGASSGIGAATAIRLGQAGAKVGIAGRRTEKLEDLKRQIEAKGGQALVLQMDVVDPVSVEAGVKTLVDTHGAIDILVNNAGLMPLSDIDQFKVDEWHRMVDVNVKGLFNTTAAVLPQMIKQHSGHVFNMSSIAGRKVFKGLSVYCATKHAVAAFSDGLRMEVGPKHNIRVTCIQPGAVATELYDHITDLGYRQQMDDLAGQMTFLKGEDIGDTIVFAAQAPAHVDVAELFVLPVEQGW; encoded by the coding sequence ATGACTAACCTCAAGGGAAAGATTGCACTCGTCACCGGCGCGTCGAGCGGCATCGGCGCTGCCACCGCCATCAGGCTCGGGCAGGCTGGAGCCAAGGTCGGCATTGCCGGCCGCCGCACGGAAAAGCTCGAGGATCTCAAGCGGCAGATCGAAGCCAAGGGTGGTCAAGCTCTCGTCCTGCAGATGGACGTGGTCGATCCGGTCTCGGTCGAAGCCGGCGTCAAGACGCTTGTCGACACTCACGGGGCGATCGACATCCTCGTCAACAATGCCGGCCTGATGCCGCTCTCTGATATCGACCAGTTCAAAGTCGACGAATGGCACCGGATGGTGGATGTGAACGTGAAGGGTCTCTTCAACACGACGGCTGCCGTCCTTCCGCAGATGATCAAGCAGCATTCGGGCCATGTCTTCAACATGTCCTCGATTGCCGGCCGCAAGGTCTTCAAGGGGCTGTCGGTCTATTGCGCCACCAAACATGCCGTCGCCGCCTTTTCGGACGGCCTGCGCATGGAGGTGGGGCCGAAGCACAATATCCGGGTCACCTGCATCCAGCCGGGTGCTGTCGCCACCGAGCTTTACGATCACATCACCGATCTAGGCTACCGCCAGCAGATGGACGACCTCGCCGGCCAGATGACCTTCCTAAAGGGCGAGGACATCGGCGACACAATCGTCTTTGCCGCGCAGGCCCCGGCGCATGTCGATGTGGCCGAGCTCTTCGTCCTGCCCGTGGAACAGGGCTGGTAA
- a CDS encoding flavin reductase family protein, producing the protein MKELPASQAYRLLEPGPIVLVSTHGNGKSNVMTMGFHMMIQHDPPLIGCVIGPWDHSYHALCKTGECVIAVPALDLAETVVDIGNCSGADVDKFEKFGLKSRPAEQVSAQLLEDCLANIECVVVDDRLRDPYNLFILEAKRIWLNESRTEQRTLHHRGDGTFAIDNGTLDLKHRMVKWRHLP; encoded by the coding sequence ATGAAGGAACTACCCGCGTCGCAGGCCTATCGCCTGCTCGAACCTGGCCCGATCGTGTTGGTGTCGACCCACGGCAACGGCAAGTCCAATGTCATGACGATGGGATTCCACATGATGATCCAGCACGATCCGCCGCTCATCGGCTGTGTGATCGGTCCCTGGGATCACAGCTATCACGCGCTTTGCAAGACCGGTGAATGCGTGATCGCCGTGCCCGCACTGGATCTGGCCGAAACCGTTGTCGATATCGGAAACTGCTCCGGCGCTGATGTCGACAAGTTCGAAAAGTTTGGCCTCAAGTCCAGGCCCGCGGAGCAGGTCTCCGCTCAGCTTCTAGAGGATTGCCTGGCCAATATCGAATGCGTCGTCGTCGATGACAGGCTGCGCGATCCCTACAACCTCTTCATCCTCGAGGCGAAGAGGATCTGGCTCAACGAAAGCCGGACGGAACAGCGAACCCTGCACCATCGCGGCGATGGAACATTTGCCATCGATAACGGCACGCTCGACCTCAAACACCGCATGGTCAAGTGGCGTCACCTGCCGTGA
- a CDS encoding SDR family oxidoreductase, producing MTNIDNKIVLITGASSGIGETTARALATAGAAVVLGARRTDRLEELAQDITAAGGRAIYRSLDVTSRDGVQSFADAAVQEFGRIDVIINNAGIMPLSPMASLKVEEWDRMIDVNIKGVLHGIAAVLPVMNRQGSGQIINISSIGGLAVSPTAVVYCATKYAVRAISDGLRQENDKLRVTCIYPGVVESELANTITDPVAAQAMESYRQIALKPEAIAAAIMHVIGQPDGVDTSDIVVRPTASA from the coding sequence ATGACGAACATCGACAACAAGATCGTCCTTATCACCGGAGCGAGCAGCGGGATTGGGGAAACGACCGCTCGCGCCCTCGCCACTGCCGGCGCTGCCGTTGTGCTCGGGGCAAGACGAACCGATCGTCTCGAAGAGCTTGCCCAGGACATTACCGCTGCCGGGGGCAGGGCAATCTACAGAAGCCTTGATGTGACTTCCCGTGACGGCGTCCAGTCCTTCGCGGATGCGGCCGTCCAGGAGTTCGGCCGGATTGACGTGATCATCAACAATGCCGGCATCATGCCGCTGTCACCCATGGCGTCCCTGAAGGTGGAGGAGTGGGACCGGATGATCGACGTCAACATCAAGGGCGTCCTGCATGGCATTGCAGCGGTTCTGCCCGTGATGAACAGGCAGGGCTCCGGCCAGATCATCAATATCTCGTCGATCGGCGGCCTTGCCGTGTCGCCGACAGCCGTCGTCTATTGCGCCACCAAATATGCGGTTCGCGCGATCTCGGACGGGCTGCGCCAGGAGAACGACAAGCTCCGCGTCACCTGCATCTATCCGGGTGTGGTGGAATCCGAACTGGCCAACACCATCACCGATCCGGTGGCGGCGCAGGCCATGGAGAGTTATCGCCAGATCGCCTTGAAGCCCGAGGCGATTGCAGCGGCCATCATGCATGTCATCGGCCAGCCTGACGGGGTTGACACGAGCGACATCGTCGTTCGACCGACGGCCAGTGCCTGA
- a CDS encoding Rrf2 family transcriptional regulator, with the protein MNKDTRLSDVLHVLLHMAQVKEPLTSEVLARSMGTNPAVFRRTMAGLRREGHVISGKGHGGGWQLARPLEEITLLAIYEALERPTLFAIGSRGRHPQCRIEDAVNSALAAAMRQAQSLLLERFGQVTLNQLMPSPREVLTQTCGSVVPATPHGD; encoded by the coding sequence ATGAACAAGGATACGAGACTGTCTGACGTGCTGCATGTGCTCCTGCACATGGCGCAGGTGAAGGAGCCGCTGACATCCGAGGTTCTGGCACGAAGCATGGGGACCAACCCGGCCGTGTTCCGCAGGACGATGGCGGGTCTGCGTCGCGAGGGCCACGTCATCTCGGGCAAAGGCCATGGCGGGGGCTGGCAACTCGCGCGGCCCCTCGAGGAGATCACGCTCTTAGCCATCTATGAAGCGTTGGAGCGCCCGACGCTCTTTGCCATCGGCTCACGCGGCAGGCATCCGCAATGCAGGATCGAAGACGCCGTCAATTCAGCCCTGGCGGCGGCGATGCGGCAGGCGCAAAGCCTGCTGCTGGAGCGGTTTGGCCAGGTGACGCTCAATCAATTGATGCCTTCGCCGAGAGAGGTGTTAACGCAGACATGCGGCAGCGTCGTGCCGGCCACGCCGCACGGGGACTGA
- a CDS encoding class I SAM-dependent methyltransferase: MAGSLNPFLNPAAMSDYVRETPGKVPGLADLHKMAALLLAEQASGTADMLVVGAGGGLEIRAMAEIWPDWRFTGVDPSPVMLDIARQTTSLCAERTHLIRGTAMDAPAGPFDGAVCLLTLHFLDWHERLETLREIRRRLKPSGVFVAAHHTEIDGQAHLWLARSAAFASGPTSAPGQAAASAKAMAERLPLLSQDQEEACFREAGFQHLSLFYAALSFRGWVMIA, from the coding sequence ATGGCCGGCAGTCTCAATCCATTCCTCAATCCGGCGGCCATGAGCGACTATGTCCGCGAAACGCCGGGAAAGGTGCCAGGGCTTGCAGACCTTCACAAAATGGCGGCGCTGCTTCTGGCCGAACAGGCGTCGGGTACTGCCGACATGCTCGTCGTGGGTGCCGGCGGCGGCCTGGAAATCAGGGCCATGGCGGAGATATGGCCGGACTGGCGATTTACCGGCGTCGATCCCTCGCCCGTCATGCTCGACATCGCCCGCCAAACCACGTCGCTTTGCGCCGAGCGAACGCATCTTATTCGCGGAACGGCGATGGATGCACCCGCCGGTCCCTTCGATGGGGCGGTGTGCCTCCTGACGCTGCATTTCCTCGATTGGCACGAGCGGCTGGAGACGCTCCGGGAGATCCGCAGGCGTCTGAAACCAAGCGGCGTTTTTGTTGCCGCCCATCACACTGAGATCGATGGACAAGCGCATCTCTGGCTGGCGAGATCTGCAGCATTTGCTTCGGGCCCGACTTCGGCGCCTGGACAGGCAGCAGCCTCTGCCAAGGCGATGGCCGAGCGGCTGCCGCTGCTTTCGCAGGACCAGGAAGAAGCGTGCTTTCGCGAAGCGGGCTTCCAGCATCTAAGCCTGTTCTACGCCGCTCTTTCGTTCCGCGGCTGGGTCATGATCGCCTGA
- a CDS encoding glutathione S-transferase family protein yields the protein MTEIFNFAFGPYPQRVNIYLAEKQPEGVAVTVYAEPDRRANTPPPEIRALTPTGSLPILRDADGTLVGQSLAILDYIEDIIPEPNMRGNTPAERAKVRQYVHMLDEALTFFGLWARHGSALGQGVVRSSREVAEICADRYFGKLRLIERLMSEEPFIAGEYVTLADCVAMATLQYAKDFYDVPIPPECVKLQMWFDSFSQRPSAKQPPYPEKQWRKAMGLMGQTGVCF from the coding sequence GTGACCGAAATCTTCAATTTCGCCTTCGGGCCTTATCCGCAAAGGGTGAATATCTACTTGGCCGAAAAGCAGCCTGAGGGTGTCGCCGTGACAGTGTATGCGGAGCCGGATAGGCGTGCGAACACGCCGCCGCCTGAGATCAGGGCTCTCACTCCCACGGGATCTCTCCCCATCCTCAGGGATGCCGATGGTACTTTGGTTGGCCAGTCGCTGGCGATCCTCGACTATATTGAGGACATAATCCCGGAACCCAATATGCGCGGGAACACGCCGGCTGAGCGAGCGAAGGTTCGCCAGTACGTTCATATGCTCGATGAGGCCCTGACATTCTTCGGCCTTTGGGCACGCCACGGCAGTGCGCTCGGACAAGGCGTCGTGCGATCAAGCCGCGAGGTCGCGGAGATCTGCGCCGACCGATATTTCGGGAAGCTGCGGCTCATCGAAAGGTTGATGAGCGAAGAGCCGTTCATTGCCGGTGAATACGTCACGCTGGCTGACTGCGTGGCGATGGCGACGCTGCAATATGCGAAAGATTTCTATGACGTACCGATCCCTCCCGAATGCGTTAAGCTTCAGATGTGGTTTGATAGCTTCAGCCAGCGCCCCAGCGCCAAGCAGCCACCCTATCCAGAGAAACAATGGCGCAAGGCGATGGGTTTGATGGGACAAACGGGAGTTTGCTTTTAG